The Saprospiraceae bacterium genome includes a window with the following:
- a CDS encoding succinate dehydrogenase cytochrome b subunit yields MNWILKFFDSGIGKKLLMSLTGLFLILFLIIHLVGNLQLLKDDDGEAFNTYAYFMTNNPIIKFTSYGLYFFILLHAVLGFLIALQNKAAKGKPYAVSNNRGVTWASKNMALLGTLILAFIFIHMGDFWFKMKFTNQLEMVSYEGFPHEVKDLYARVSLAFSQLWIVVVYLVGMVVLSFHLWHGFQSAFQTLGLNHKKYTPMIKWLGSVYAIVIPAAFALIPIYHYLFMR; encoded by the coding sequence ATGAATTGGATATTAAAGTTTTTCGATTCGGGAATCGGCAAAAAGCTGTTGATGAGTCTCACCGGCCTTTTTCTCATACTTTTTTTAATCATCCATCTTGTTGGCAATCTGCAACTTTTAAAAGATGACGATGGTGAAGCATTTAATACCTATGCTTATTTTATGACAAACAATCCCATCATCAAATTCACTTCATACGGATTGTATTTCTTCATTCTGCTACATGCAGTACTCGGCTTTCTGATCGCATTGCAAAATAAAGCCGCCAAAGGCAAACCGTATGCTGTGAGCAACAATCGGGGTGTGACCTGGGCTTCTAAAAATATGGCTTTATTAGGCACATTGATTCTGGCTTTTATATTTATCCACATGGGAGATTTCTGGTTTAAAATGAAATTTACCAATCAACTGGAAATGGTCAGTTATGAAGGATTTCCCCACGAAGTAAAAGATTTATATGCCAGGGTTTCCTTAGCATTTAGCCAGTTGTGGATTGTGGTGGTGTATCTGGTCGGAATGGTTGTTTTGAGTTTTCACTTATGGCATGGATTTCAAAGTGCCTTTCAGACATTGGGTCTCAACCACAAAAAATATACCCCTATGATCAAATGGCTGGGTAGTGTTTATGCAATAGTCATACCTGCTGCATTTGCGTTGATACCGATTTATCATTATTTATTTATGAGATAA